A genomic segment from Modestobacter roseus encodes:
- a CDS encoding putative bifunctional diguanylate cyclase/phosphodiesterase: MTARILAVFYAFGGTAGLLALLGAAAHSGRSVAIAALAATALLGAGVIGRWGPCWPRAAFHVPVAAATAMIGSAAALAPDPLTAFAIGSIISFVAVDAFFFFRPGPALAHLVIALVGVSGVLVLRGDVPLFTTLALVAVVVALGTVTRDLAWRASSASRDPLTGLANRRGFDDALQELLVAAERRGEPLSAALLDLDHFKRINDTDGHEAGDRVLVRVSEVWCAQLAPGAVLARHGGDEFALLLPGLTGPVALAEVERLTGLHPGIGVSCGVAQHIPGETKAQLMRRADAALYVAKDTGRNRCALDDAAGDQLAADLTAALAAGRIGVAFQPVVELAGNRVIGVEALARWDHPERGAVPPAEFVALAEQHGLIATLGRQVLRTGLQQLTALRAANGVQLALGVNVSVRELADPGYPHRMAAVLAEFDWPAAHVVVEVTETQLESDVAVVRQNLETLTRIGHVVAADDFGTGYSSLSRLDVLPVQHLKLDTSFIASITTAPRRAQLVASIVALADNLGLGLLAEGVETREQDAELRRLGVHFGQGWFYGRPMPADELAGWLAARWVDGAVSIPR, encoded by the coding sequence ATGACGGCGCGCATCCTGGCCGTCTTCTACGCCTTCGGTGGCACCGCGGGACTGCTCGCGCTCCTCGGGGCGGCCGCGCACTCCGGCCGCAGCGTGGCCATCGCAGCTCTGGCGGCCACCGCCCTGCTCGGCGCCGGCGTCATCGGCCGCTGGGGCCCGTGCTGGCCCCGCGCGGCCTTCCACGTCCCGGTCGCCGCGGCCACCGCGATGATCGGCAGCGCCGCCGCGCTCGCCCCCGACCCGCTGACCGCCTTCGCCATCGGTTCGATCATCTCCTTCGTCGCCGTCGACGCGTTCTTCTTCTTTCGGCCCGGGCCCGCGCTGGCGCACCTGGTGATCGCGCTGGTCGGCGTCAGCGGCGTGCTCGTGCTGCGCGGCGACGTCCCGCTGTTCACCACGCTGGCCCTGGTCGCGGTGGTCGTCGCGCTGGGCACGGTCACCCGCGACCTCGCCTGGCGCGCCTCCAGCGCCAGCCGTGACCCGCTCACCGGGCTGGCCAACCGGCGCGGTTTCGACGACGCCCTGCAGGAGCTGCTCGTCGCCGCCGAGCGCCGTGGTGAACCGCTGTCCGCCGCGCTGCTCGACCTCGACCACTTCAAGCGGATCAACGACACCGACGGTCACGAGGCCGGCGACCGCGTGCTGGTCCGGGTCAGCGAGGTCTGGTGCGCCCAGCTGGCCCCGGGCGCGGTGCTCGCCCGGCACGGCGGCGACGAGTTCGCGCTGCTGCTCCCCGGCCTGACCGGGCCGGTCGCCCTGGCGGAGGTCGAACGGCTGACCGGGCTGCACCCGGGCATCGGCGTCTCCTGCGGCGTCGCCCAGCACATCCCCGGCGAGACCAAGGCCCAGCTGATGCGCCGCGCCGACGCCGCCCTGTACGTCGCCAAGGACACCGGTCGCAACCGCTGCGCCCTCGACGACGCCGCCGGCGACCAGCTGGCCGCCGACCTGACCGCCGCTCTCGCCGCGGGCCGGATCGGCGTGGCCTTCCAGCCGGTGGTGGAGCTCGCCGGCAACCGGGTGATCGGCGTGGAGGCGCTGGCCCGGTGGGACCACCCGGAGCGCGGCGCCGTCCCGCCCGCCGAGTTCGTCGCCCTCGCCGAGCAGCACGGCCTGATCGCCACCCTCGGCCGGCAGGTGCTGCGCACCGGCCTGCAGCAGCTCACCGCCCTGCGTGCGGCCAACGGCGTGCAGCTCGCGCTCGGCGTCAACGTGTCGGTGCGCGAGCTCGCCGACCCCGGGTACCCGCACCGGATGGCGGCGGTGCTGGCCGAGTTCGACTGGCCCGCCGCCCACGTCGTCGTCGAGGTCACCGAGACCCAGCTGGAGTCCGACGTCGCCGTCGTCCGGCAGAACCTCGAGACGCTGACTCGGATCGGGCACGTCGTCGCCGCCGACGACTTCGGCACCGGCTACTCCTCGCTGAGCCGGCTCGACGTGCTGCCCGTCCAGCACCTGAAGCTCGACACGTCGTTCATCGCCTCGATCACCACCGCCCCGCGCCGGGCGCAGCTGGTGGCCAGCATCGTCGCGCTCGCCGACAACCTCGGGCTCGGTCTCCTCGCCGAGGGTGTGGAGACCCGGGAGCAGGACGCCGAGCTGCGCCGGCTCGGCGTGCACTTCGGACAGGGCTGGTTCTACGGCCGGCCGATGCCGGCCGACGAGCTGGCGGGGTGGCTGGCGGCCCGGTGGGTCGACGGCGCGGTCAGCATCCCCCGCTGA
- a CDS encoding DNA cytosine methyltransferase: MGHYGVTLQRSDALRLPPHPEGPSVRTLRAWAHGQVAAGRPIAVDLFSGAGGLSAGVEAAGWAVAAAVDHDARALETHRHNFPGLALDLDLGESAARDSFVNLFADIPVDLVAGGPPCQPFSRAGRSKIRSLVEAGTRDAVDTRRELWAAFLDIALRLKPRAILMENVPDMGLGDDFRVVRTMVDALEAAGYATKVQLAEAWRFGVPQHRKRLILLARRDGCAFSWPDEAPVVTTLRDSISDLPALNGTTGAREMPYVAPPTFSAFAARMREGAVPEVLHDHMTRPVRPDDLEVFQMMTSKTLYSDIPEHLRRYKADSFDDKYKRLDWNDVSRSITAHIAKDGYWYIHPEEHRTLTVREAARIQTFPDEFRFAGTRSDAFRQIGNAVPPLLGEAAARALGGYDRPAAGDSINWLQVRRQLADWAAKQRTGDYWHTLPGSAVTPPVAIGAAVLCSTRTDLKVQGDALRHFRGLAELSALALKGAIEALPAGKAGRSLERLRPLVRRKSAWVAPESVPQLIALTPAERQVFALLRGEDLLLRSQGVLRVAARVAGSTSHETNRLSDGRIDLARLVGGGEDAALRMAGLRLLAATRCKKELSDCSDCPLVAACQTAQGGVAAKA; this comes from the coding sequence GTGGGACACTACGGCGTAACGCTTCAGCGAAGCGACGCCCTGCGGCTGCCGCCGCACCCGGAAGGTCCCAGTGTCCGCACTCTCCGCGCGTGGGCCCATGGCCAGGTAGCTGCGGGCCGGCCCATCGCTGTCGACCTGTTCTCCGGAGCAGGTGGGTTGAGCGCCGGGGTCGAGGCCGCTGGTTGGGCGGTGGCGGCTGCGGTTGACCATGATGCGCGGGCTCTCGAGACGCACCGGCACAACTTTCCGGGGCTCGCCTTGGACTTGGACCTCGGCGAGTCGGCCGCCAGGGACTCCTTCGTCAACCTTTTTGCGGACATTCCGGTTGATCTGGTGGCCGGCGGCCCTCCCTGCCAGCCCTTCAGCCGAGCTGGTCGGAGCAAAATTCGTAGCCTCGTCGAGGCCGGCACGCGTGACGCGGTCGACACGCGGCGGGAGTTGTGGGCGGCATTTCTTGACATCGCCCTACGTCTCAAGCCGCGAGCCATTCTCATGGAGAACGTCCCCGATATGGGGCTGGGTGATGACTTCCGGGTGGTCCGCACTATGGTGGATGCTCTGGAGGCGGCTGGCTACGCAACGAAGGTGCAGTTGGCCGAGGCTTGGCGTTTCGGCGTCCCGCAGCATCGCAAGCGACTCATCCTGCTCGCTCGGCGGGACGGGTGCGCGTTCAGTTGGCCTGATGAAGCACCCGTGGTGACAACCCTGCGCGACAGCATCAGCGATCTGCCGGCGCTCAACGGAACGACGGGTGCACGGGAGATGCCTTATGTGGCCCCACCTACCTTCTCGGCATTCGCTGCGCGGATGCGAGAAGGAGCCGTCCCCGAGGTGCTCCACGACCACATGACGCGGCCGGTGCGACCCGACGACCTCGAGGTCTTCCAGATGATGACGTCCAAGACCTTGTACTCGGATATCCCTGAGCACCTCAGGCGATATAAAGCGGACAGTTTCGACGACAAGTACAAGCGACTCGACTGGAACGATGTCAGCCGCTCGATCACGGCGCACATCGCCAAGGACGGGTACTGGTACATCCATCCTGAGGAGCACCGAACCTTGACGGTCCGAGAGGCTGCCCGGATCCAAACCTTCCCAGACGAGTTCCGTTTCGCAGGAACTCGGAGTGATGCCTTCCGGCAGATTGGGAATGCTGTGCCCCCGCTGCTGGGGGAGGCAGCTGCCCGCGCCCTCGGAGGGTACGACCGCCCCGCGGCCGGGGATTCAATCAACTGGCTCCAAGTGCGTCGGCAACTGGCTGATTGGGCGGCGAAGCAACGCACCGGGGATTATTGGCACACACTCCCAGGTTCAGCCGTGACCCCGCCCGTGGCTATTGGGGCGGCCGTGTTGTGCAGCACACGTACAGATCTAAAAGTGCAGGGTGACGCTCTGCGTCATTTCCGTGGCCTAGCCGAACTGTCGGCCTTAGCTCTCAAGGGTGCAATCGAAGCGCTTCCCGCTGGCAAGGCCGGCCGGTCGCTAGAGCGACTGCGGCCGCTCGTCCGGCGGAAATCAGCCTGGGTCGCGCCTGAGTCCGTCCCGCAGCTAATCGCTCTGACTCCCGCCGAACGGCAGGTTTTTGCACTGTTACGCGGGGAGGATCTCCTTCTGCGGTCGCAGGGCGTCTTGCGTGTGGCTGCCCGGGTTGCGGGCAGTACGTCGCATGAGACTAATCGCCTGTCCGATGGCAGGATCGACCTCGCGCGACTCGTCGGTGGTGGAGAGGATGCTGCCCTACGCATGGCCGGGCTGCGCCTCCTAGCGGCTACGCGCTGTAAGAAGGAATTGTCCGACTGCTCTGACTGTCCTCTTGTCGCGGCGTGCCAGACGGCGCAGGGGGGCGTCGCTGCTAAGGCCTAA
- a CDS encoding transposase, whose product MGRRSKYPEEFRQRAAQLVLDSRRSVREVASELGINHETLRNWVTAEKRQRADGPAALSADERMELARLRRKVAELEVEREILKKAAVFFARETGR is encoded by the coding sequence ATGGGCCGACGGAGCAAGTACCCCGAGGAGTTCCGGCAGCGAGCCGCGCAGCTGGTGCTGGACAGCCGCCGCAGCGTCCGCGAGGTCGCCAGTGAGCTGGGCATCAACCACGAGACGCTGCGCAACTGGGTCACCGCCGAGAAGCGTCAGCGAGCCGATGGGCCGGCCGCGCTCAGTGCCGACGAGCGGATGGAGCTGGCCCGGCTGCGGCGCAAGGTCGCTGAGCTGGAAGTCGAGCGGGAGATCTTGAAAAAAGCCGCGGTCTTCTTCGCTCGGGAGACGGGCCGGTGA
- a CDS encoding PD-(D/E)XK motif protein → MTPEELQSRWREIIIPASGRELQAIQVLGQSGVWVARDHSARPHLLVRIPDGASFNAAETHGLGVGVGRHRIMGLPDATYVDFVCLDQAVLHTFAAVTSDLVRAVLEADLDARREKLLSVLSEWRWFWGVDPSRLSATDALGLFGELWFLVRWVGVSSKAIEAWDASNGARHDFQWPAQSVEVKTTSSGGAVVHNIERLEQLEDAETGQLYLFSLRVSRDALGANTLAGLVHAATGALADDPAARSELLAKLSRRGYTPAADEHARVPFRVVDEALYRVADSFPRLTRASFADGLPPAITKLSYQLDMNACADWRVAETPDTARFR, encoded by the coding sequence GTGACGCCAGAGGAGCTCCAATCCCGCTGGAGGGAGATCATCATTCCAGCGTCCGGCCGTGAACTGCAGGCGATTCAGGTGTTGGGTCAGTCGGGGGTCTGGGTAGCGCGGGATCACAGCGCACGTCCGCACTTGTTGGTGCGGATTCCCGACGGTGCGTCGTTCAACGCTGCCGAGACGCACGGCCTCGGCGTAGGCGTCGGACGACACCGGATCATGGGGCTGCCCGACGCTACGTATGTCGACTTCGTCTGTCTCGATCAGGCGGTCCTGCACACGTTCGCGGCTGTTACATCGGATCTGGTTCGGGCGGTGTTGGAGGCAGACCTCGATGCGCGGCGGGAGAAGTTGCTGTCTGTGCTAAGCGAGTGGCGCTGGTTTTGGGGAGTGGACCCCTCCCGCCTCTCCGCCACGGACGCGCTCGGGCTGTTCGGAGAGCTCTGGTTCCTCGTCCGGTGGGTCGGCGTCTCATCGAAGGCCATCGAGGCATGGGACGCATCAAACGGAGCCCGGCACGACTTCCAGTGGCCAGCCCAGTCCGTGGAAGTCAAGACGACGTCAAGCGGGGGTGCGGTCGTTCACAACATCGAGCGCCTCGAGCAGCTCGAGGATGCGGAGACCGGGCAGCTCTACCTGTTCAGTCTGCGGGTAAGCCGGGACGCGCTCGGGGCCAACACCCTGGCAGGCCTCGTGCACGCGGCCACCGGGGCGCTGGCCGACGATCCTGCGGCCCGCTCCGAGCTGCTTGCCAAGCTGAGTCGGCGCGGCTACACACCCGCCGCGGATGAGCACGCCCGTGTTCCGTTCCGCGTTGTCGACGAGGCGCTGTACCGGGTGGCCGACAGCTTCCCGCGCCTGACGAGAGCGTCGTTCGCGGACGGGCTGCCTCCCGCCATCACGAAGCTGTCGTACCAGCTTGATATGAACGCATGCGCCGACTGGCGCGTCGCCGAGACACCCGACACGGCGCGCTTCCGATGA
- a CDS encoding putative bifunctional diguanylate cyclase/phosphodiesterase: protein MRRRTDHHSVNWSTAPAVATPRLMARVLGTFYVAAGIAGLFAVLGPGAAQQSRSLTAVLAVAAIAAGATSLHWGSRWPRRVFHCLVASASLVIALVVAVSPDAAIAMAAASLLAFAAVDACFFFSLRLAWAHLLLGMSATTVALLVQGEVPISIALALNTVVAALGNVTRGLVIRASSASRDPLTGLANRRGFDDALQELLAAAARRDEPLSAALLDLDHFKQINDTDGHEAGDRVLCRVADVWRHELPPSAVLARQGGDEFAVLLPGTAGADALALVRRASAGHPEISVSCGVAEVRPGETAAELMRRADRTLYEVKAAGRGRCELAGGTGSTLARDLAAALAADDVAVHYQPIVALPGGAVVGVEALARWTHPERGAVPPGEFVPVAEQSGLVHALGAHVLRTACADLAGVRTAAGEQLTLGVNVSGRELTDPGYAQRVAAVLADTGFPADHLVIEVTESLLEGGSPDAVATLQALRDAGLSVAIDDFGTGFSSLSRLDTLPADLLKLDRSFVATVHSSPRRAQMLHSLVAMCRGLGLDIVAEGVETAEQEAAVRAMGCTFAQGWRHGHPVPFPGLLAAQAAPAGGVHRG, encoded by the coding sequence GTGCGCCGCCGGACCGACCACCACTCGGTGAACTGGTCGACGGCGCCCGCGGTGGCGACACCGCGGCTGATGGCACGGGTCCTGGGCACCTTCTACGTGGCCGCCGGGATCGCGGGGCTGTTCGCCGTCCTCGGTCCCGGCGCAGCGCAGCAGAGCCGCTCGCTCACCGCCGTCCTCGCCGTCGCCGCGATCGCCGCCGGTGCGACCTCCCTCCACTGGGGCTCCCGCTGGCCCCGGCGGGTCTTCCACTGTCTGGTCGCGTCGGCCAGCCTGGTGATCGCGCTCGTGGTGGCGGTCAGCCCCGACGCGGCCATCGCCATGGCCGCCGCCTCGCTGCTCGCCTTCGCCGCCGTCGACGCCTGCTTCTTCTTCAGCCTCCGGCTCGCCTGGGCGCACCTGCTGCTGGGCATGAGCGCCACCACCGTCGCCTTGCTGGTCCAGGGCGAGGTGCCGATCTCGATCGCGCTCGCGCTGAACACGGTCGTCGCCGCGCTGGGCAACGTCACCCGCGGCCTGGTCATCCGCGCCTCCAGCGCCAGCCGCGACCCGCTCACCGGGCTGGCCAACCGCCGCGGCTTCGACGACGCCCTGCAGGAGCTGCTCGCCGCGGCCGCCCGCCGGGATGAGCCGCTGTCGGCCGCGCTGCTGGACCTCGACCACTTCAAGCAGATCAACGACACCGACGGCCACGAGGCCGGCGACCGGGTGCTCTGCCGGGTCGCCGACGTCTGGCGGCACGAGCTGCCGCCGTCGGCCGTCCTCGCCCGGCAGGGCGGTGACGAGTTCGCCGTCCTGCTGCCCGGCACGGCCGGCGCCGACGCCCTCGCGCTGGTCCGCCGCGCCTCCGCCGGTCACCCGGAGATCAGCGTCTCGTGCGGCGTCGCCGAGGTGCGCCCCGGGGAGACCGCCGCGGAGCTGATGCGCCGGGCCGACCGGACCCTCTACGAGGTCAAGGCCGCCGGCCGGGGCCGGTGCGAACTGGCCGGCGGCACCGGCTCCACCCTGGCCCGTGATCTCGCCGCCGCGCTCGCCGCGGACGACGTCGCCGTGCACTACCAGCCGATCGTGGCCCTTCCCGGCGGCGCCGTCGTCGGGGTGGAGGCGCTGGCCCGCTGGACCCACCCGGAGCGCGGCGCGGTGCCGCCCGGCGAGTTCGTCCCGGTCGCCGAGCAGAGCGGGCTGGTCCACGCCCTCGGCGCGCACGTGCTGCGCACCGCCTGCGCCGACCTGGCCGGCGTCCGCACCGCTGCCGGTGAGCAGTTGACCCTCGGCGTCAACGTCTCCGGCCGCGAGCTCACCGACCCCGGCTACGCACAGCGGGTGGCGGCCGTGCTCGCCGACACCGGCTTCCCCGCCGACCACCTGGTGATCGAGGTGACCGAGAGCCTGCTCGAGGGCGGGTCGCCGGACGCCGTCGCCACCCTGCAGGCCCTCCGCGACGCCGGACTGTCGGTCGCCATCGACGACTTCGGCACCGGCTTCTCCTCGCTCAGCCGGCTGGACACGCTGCCGGCCGACCTCCTCAAGCTCGACCGGTCGTTCGTCGCGACCGTGCACAGCTCGCCGCGTCGCGCGCAGATGCTGCACAGCCTGGTGGCGATGTGCCGCGGGCTCGGCCTCGACATCGTCGCCGAGGGCGTGGAGACCGCCGAGCAGGAGGCGGCCGTGCGGGCGATGGGCTGCACGTTCGCCCAGGGCTGGCGCCACGGCCACCCGGTGCCGTTCCCCGGTCTGCTCGCCGCCCAGGCCGCCCCCGCGGGAGGCGTCCACCGCGGCTGA
- a CDS encoding type II toxin-antitoxin system death-on-curing family toxin, translating into MSDVEYLQLDDLLALVRALRTGPVRDVGLLSAAAARPQATVFGEEAYPTVPQKAAALLHSLVGNHALVDGNKRLGWLATVVFLDLNGHAPDLDDEAAFVLVMDVAAGGAEVAEIADRLRAVPIGRGASTPPGSTGRQD; encoded by the coding sequence GTGAGCGACGTCGAGTACCTGCAACTCGACGATCTCCTCGCTCTCGTCCGCGCGCTGCGCACCGGCCCGGTGCGTGATGTCGGCCTGTTGAGTGCTGCCGCGGCGCGACCGCAGGCAACGGTCTTCGGGGAGGAGGCCTACCCCACGGTGCCGCAGAAGGCGGCGGCGCTGCTCCACTCGCTGGTCGGCAACCACGCCCTCGTCGACGGCAACAAGCGGCTGGGCTGGCTTGCCACCGTCGTCTTCCTCGACCTCAACGGGCACGCTCCCGACCTGGACGACGAGGCCGCCTTCGTGCTGGTGATGGACGTGGCTGCCGGCGGCGCTGAGGTGGCGGAGATCGCCGACCGGCTGCGGGCCGTCCCCATCGGTCGCGGGGCGTCGACGCCTCCAGGGTCGACCGGCCGACAGGACTGA
- a CDS encoding protein NO VEIN domain-containing protein, with amino-acid sequence MDPSNATPPPISGIKAIEDAAIAFVIEQETKEGRTARDTRQDNSASADLISGDRIIEVKAAGTSSRGYDLWLEPAQYHAARADPDHSWLYLVENVRQGDPENFRLLRLGGQQLSDLLVKARRREYFTVPVPVAVHDALSEHL; translated from the coding sequence GTGGACCCCAGCAATGCGACACCCCCGCCGATCTCCGGCATCAAGGCGATCGAGGACGCCGCCATTGCCTTCGTCATCGAGCAGGAGACGAAGGAAGGACGCACGGCGCGGGACACCCGCCAGGACAACAGCGCCTCCGCCGACCTCATCAGCGGCGACCGCATCATCGAGGTCAAGGCGGCGGGCACGAGCTCCCGGGGATACGACCTGTGGCTGGAACCGGCCCAGTACCACGCTGCTCGCGCCGACCCGGATCACTCTTGGTTGTACCTGGTCGAGAACGTGCGCCAAGGAGATCCCGAGAACTTCAGGCTGCTCCGTCTCGGCGGTCAGCAGCTGAGTGACCTGTTGGTCAAGGCAAGGCGCCGGGAGTACTTCACGGTTCCCGTCCCGGTCGCCGTGCACGACGCTCTGTCCGAGCACCTGTGA
- a CDS encoding IS3 family transposase: MSRGLVCEFIAAEKTSYGVRRLCRVFRISPTSFYAWAARAGGPTAGELDEAYAIEAAREAWVAHRRIYGARRLTAEVRDRGHGWNRKRVARLMRLGAIEGVHRRRRGKYGRRAVSTATAPDRVERNFTAAAPNQLWVADISYLRSWEGFVYLAVVVDAFSRKVVGWAMADHLRTELVLDAVGMAITTRKPAAGTVHHTDRGSQYTSYEFGKALRASGVLASMGRVGSAFDNAMAESVFATLKTELIYRRSWPTRHELEMEVFSYLEGFYNTRRRHSRLGNLSPTDYENMHLTQNEVSA, encoded by the coding sequence GTGAGCCGCGGACTGGTCTGCGAGTTCATCGCCGCGGAGAAGACCAGCTACGGCGTGCGCCGTCTCTGCCGAGTGTTTCGGATCAGCCCCACCAGCTTCTACGCATGGGCCGCCCGCGCCGGCGGGCCGACAGCCGGCGAGCTCGACGAGGCCTACGCGATCGAGGCCGCTCGTGAGGCCTGGGTAGCCCACCGCCGGATCTACGGCGCCCGCCGGCTGACCGCAGAAGTCCGCGACCGCGGGCACGGCTGGAACCGGAAACGGGTTGCGCGGCTGATGCGGCTGGGTGCGATCGAGGGCGTGCACCGGCGCCGGCGAGGCAAGTACGGCCGCCGCGCGGTCTCCACCGCGACCGCCCCGGACCGGGTGGAGCGGAACTTCACCGCGGCCGCCCCCAACCAGCTGTGGGTCGCCGACATCTCCTACCTGCGCTCCTGGGAAGGCTTCGTCTACCTCGCCGTGGTCGTCGACGCCTTCAGCCGCAAGGTCGTCGGCTGGGCGATGGCCGACCACCTGCGCACCGAGCTCGTCCTCGACGCCGTCGGCATGGCCATCACCACCCGCAAGCCCGCTGCAGGAACGGTGCACCACACCGACCGCGGCAGCCAGTACACCTCCTATGAGTTCGGCAAGGCGCTGCGCGCCTCCGGGGTACTGGCCTCGATGGGCCGGGTCGGGTCGGCATTCGACAACGCGATGGCCGAATCGGTGTTCGCCACGCTGAAGACCGAACTGATCTACCGCCGCTCCTGGCCCACCCGCCACGAGCTGGAGATGGAGGTCTTCTCCTACCTCGAAGGCTTCTACAACACCCGCCGCCGGCACTCCCGGCTCGGCAACCTCAGCCCCACCGACTACGAGAACATGCACCTGACACAGAACGAGGTGTCCGCCTGA
- a CDS encoding CopG family transcriptional regulator encodes MALTVRTDDELEQALTALAEAEGTSRQEVIRRAVLERYERSGHAGRVEESSARLIDRWGDVLHRLGTV; translated from the coding sequence ATGGCGCTGACCGTACGAACCGATGACGAGCTCGAGCAGGCACTGACGGCCCTCGCAGAGGCCGAGGGCACCTCTCGTCAGGAGGTCATCCGACGGGCCGTGCTCGAGCGGTACGAGCGCAGCGGTCACGCCGGCCGGGTCGAGGAGAGCTCCGCCCGGCTCATCGACCGGTGGGGCGACGTGCTGCACCGCCTGGGCACGGTGTGA